The following is a genomic window from Halobacterium sp. R2-5.
CCGCGTCCTCGGAGACCACTCCGACCACGGCGGGTGCGACGGCGCCCGCGCCCATCAGGATCGTGCGCGCGACGCCGAGGCCGCCGCCCGCCAGCGAGTCTGGCACCACGTCGACGAGGTAGACGCCGCGCACGGGCCGGAAACCGTGGCTCCCGAGGCCGAACGCGACGACGGTCGCGCCGAGCACGACCGGCGAGCGCCCGGCGACGAGCAGCCCCAGCAGGCCGCCGGTCGCGAGCGCGAGCGTGCCGACGACGACCGCGAGCGGGCTGAATCGGTCGCTCAGCTCGCCCGTGGTGAGCTGGACGAGACTGACCGCGAACAGCACGCTGTACAGCAGGCTCGCGGTGGCGCTGTCGAGACCCGCTGCGTCCGCGAGGTACAGCGGGAGGAACGCCACGACGCCGTTGTACGCGAACGAGAACCCGACGGTGACCAGCAGGAACACGGCGAAGCGGCGGTCCGCGAGCAGCGCGCGGTAGTCGGCGAGCGCGATTGTCCCCTCCTCGCTCGCGTTCTCGGGCGTCTCGGCGTCGTCGCGCCTGCCGGCGTCGTCGGGCGTCCGCAGCCAGAACGCGCTCGCGAGAACGAGCGCCAGTACGCCGGCGCCGAGGAAGAGCGCGCGCCACCCCGGGTCGTCCGCGACCGCGACGACGACCGCCGGCGCGACCACGCCCCCGAACGCTCCGAACGTGTCGTGGACGCCGAGCGCGCGCCCGCGCCGCGACGGGTACAGCGTCGACAGCAAGTCCACCGCGACCGTCTTGTGGACGCCCGTCCCGAACCCCACGAGCACCATCCCGCCGACCAGCACCGCCAGCGGCACCGGCGCAGCCAGCACCAGCGCCGCCACCCCCGTCACTGCCACGCCCCCGGCGACGACGCGGGCCGGTCCGAGGCGGTCGGCGACCACGCCCGCCGGGAACTGCAGGAGCGCGTACACCAGCATCATCGTCGTGAACGCTGCGCCCAGCACGCCGTTCGAGACACCGT
Proteins encoded in this region:
- a CDS encoding MFS transporter, with the protein product MTDQTRPGFDILLLTAGVWFLAKFLRYAFPPLFPQLRSLYGVSNGVLGAAFTTMMLVYALLQFPAGVVADRLGPARVVAGGVAVTGVAALVLAAPVPLAVLVGGMVLVGFGTGVHKTVAVDLLSTLYPSRRGRALGVHDTFGAFGGVVAPAVVVAVADDPGWRALFLGAGVLALVLASAFWLRTPDDAGRRDDAETPENASEEGTIALADYRALLADRRFAVFLLVTVGFSFAYNGVVAFLPLYLADAAGLDSATASLLYSVLFAVSLVQLTTGELSDRFSPLAVVVGTLALATGGLLGLLVAGRSPVVLGATVVAFGLGSHGFRPVRGVYLVDVVPDSLAGGGLGVARTILMGAGAVAPAVVGVVSEDAGFRTAFGVLFVSLALAAALAVWLLVTDGD